A window of the Lactuca sativa cultivar Salinas chromosome 7, Lsat_Salinas_v11, whole genome shotgun sequence genome harbors these coding sequences:
- the LOC111895687 gene encoding probable carboxylesterase 2 yields MSNSLEFPIHFHGLIIHSDGRWVRSFPNDTIPAGTNTLTGVQSKDVVISHESNVFVRLYIPKTPIPTRKLPTLIYYHGGAFMTESAASPTYHRTLNLITTESNVIVVSVNYRLAPEYPLPIAYEDSWEAIKWVASHVGGNGPETWLNDHADLQNVFLAGDSAGANIAHNMAIRVGLSHEKVFNVSGVIMLHPYFGGKDPVGAEAKRFKLHKEFIDMMWLLANPSGNGLDDPLFNPGMDPNISAFGSSKILVCVAEKDALRERGLNYKKVMERSGWKGKVELMESKGELHIFFLFNTSCENSCLLRNRICNFMNPIRCKA; encoded by the coding sequence ATGTCAAACTCCCTAGAGTTTCCTATTCATTTCCATGGTTTGATCATACATAGTGATGGACGATGGGTAAGATCATTCCCAAATGATACAATCCCAGCTGGAACTAATACTTTAACTGGAGTCCAATCAAAAGACGTGGTTATCTCACACGAATCCAACGTTTTTGTAAGGCTTTACATTCCCAAAACACCAATCCCTACTCGGAAACTTCCAACTCTGATTTACTATCACGGTGGTGCTTTCATGACTGAATCTGCTGCTTCACCCACTTACCACCGGACACTTAACTTGATAACGACAGAATCCAACGTGATTGTCGTGTCTGTAAACTACAGGTTGGCTCCAGAATATCCTTTACCAATTGCATACGAGGATTCATGGGAGGCAATTAAGTGGGTGGCTAGTCATGTTGGAGGAAATGGTCCAGAAACATGGTTAAACGACCATGCTGATCTTCAGAATGTGTTCTTAGCTGGAGATAGTGCTGGGGCTAACATCGCCCACAATATGGCTATCCGGGTCGGGTTGAGCCATGAGAAAGTTTTTAACGTAAGTGGTGTTATTATGCTCCACCCGTATTTTGGGGGTAAAGATCCAGTTGGAGCTGAGGCCAAGAGATTTAAACTGCACAAAGAGTTCATAGATATGATGTGGTTGTTGGCAAACCCATCTGGGAATGGGTTAGATGACCCGCTGTTTAATCCGGGCATGGACCCGAATATTTCTGCTTTTGGAAGCTCCAAGATACTTGTGTGTGTTGCTGAGAAGGATGCACTGAGGGAAAGGGGTCTGAATTATAAGAAGGTGATGGAGAGGAGTGGGTGGAAAGGCAAAGTAGAGTTGATGGAGAGCAAAGGGGAGCTGCATATCTTCTTTTTGTTTAATACTTCATGTGAAAATTCTTGTTTATTACGCAATAGAATTTGTAACTTTATGAATCCGATCCGATGCAAAGCTTGA